A part of Streptomyces sp. NBC_01210 genomic DNA contains:
- a CDS encoding UbiX family flavin prenyltransferase, whose translation MVRGVEPVEVKSRQPWVVGVSGASGTPYAAAVLRGLLAAGESVDLVVSRASRLTLLDETGIAFRDAYWREDLREWLARGADGKPGTFRVDVDAVRYWAAGDLAAGPSSGSYPVKGMLIVPASTACVAGVALGLSKDLLQRAASVTLKERRKLVVAVRETPLNGQTLKHLVTLDEAGAVVLPASPAFYAGATHIQDLVDFVAGRVLDAAGVPHQLYRRWEGELGGSRTD comes from the coding sequence ATGGTCAGAGGTGTGGAGCCTGTGGAAGTGAAGAGCCGTCAGCCGTGGGTGGTGGGGGTCTCCGGCGCGTCCGGGACGCCGTATGCCGCCGCTGTACTGCGCGGGCTGCTGGCCGCGGGCGAGAGCGTGGACCTGGTGGTCAGCCGCGCCTCGCGGCTGACGCTGCTCGACGAGACCGGGATCGCCTTCCGCGACGCGTACTGGCGCGAGGATCTGCGGGAGTGGCTGGCGCGCGGGGCCGACGGGAAGCCGGGCACCTTCCGGGTCGATGTCGATGCCGTACGGTACTGGGCCGCGGGGGATCTGGCCGCCGGGCCTTCGTCCGGTTCGTATCCGGTGAAGGGGATGCTGATCGTGCCGGCGTCCACGGCGTGTGTGGCCGGGGTGGCGCTCGGGCTCTCGAAGGACCTGCTGCAGCGCGCGGCGAGCGTGACACTCAAGGAGCGGCGGAAGCTCGTGGTCGCGGTGCGGGAGACCCCGCTGAACGGGCAGACCCTCAAGCATCTGGTGACACTGGACGAGGCGGGCGCCGTGGTGCTGCCCGCCTCTCCGGCGTTCTACGCGGGGGCGACGCACATCCAGGATCTGGTGGACTTCGTCGCTGGGCGGGTGCTGGACGCGGCAGGGGTGCCGCATCAGCTGTACCGCCGTTGGGAGGGAGAGCTGGGTGGCTCTCGTACGGATTAG
- a CDS encoding Lrp/AsnC family transcriptional regulator has protein sequence MDAVDRQLIQALRENGRASYAELGRLVGLSGPSVTDRINRLEAAGVITGYRATVDAASLGLGVTALIGISLSDAADHEDVARRLKDLAEIEDCWFIAGDDSYMLKVRADNVDGLEKTIRRLSGTRGVSRTRTTIVLSTKWENRVGDLPEEG, from the coding sequence ATGGACGCGGTGGACAGGCAGCTCATCCAGGCGCTCAGGGAGAACGGCCGGGCTTCGTACGCCGAGCTCGGCCGGCTCGTCGGGCTCTCGGGGCCCTCCGTCACCGATCGCATCAACCGCCTCGAGGCGGCAGGCGTCATCACCGGCTACCGGGCCACCGTCGACGCCGCCTCGCTCGGTCTCGGTGTCACGGCACTGATCGGGATCTCGCTCTCCGACGCGGCCGACCATGAGGATGTGGCGCGCCGACTGAAGGACCTCGCCGAGATCGAGGACTGCTGGTTCATCGCGGGCGACGACTCGTACATGCTCAAGGTGCGGGCCGACAACGTGGACGGTCTGGAGAAGACGATCCGCCGGCTCTCCGGCACGAGGGGTGTCTCCCGTACGCGTACCACGATCGTGCTTTCCACCAAGTGGGAGAACCGGGTCGGCGATCTGCCCGAGGAGGGCTAG
- the mqnE gene encoding aminofutalosine synthase MqnE produces MQDVGLKRELEEKVRAGERLTREDGIALYESDDLAWLGGLAHEVRTRKNGDVVHFNVNRHLNMTNVCTASCAYCSFQRKPGEKDAYTMRIEEAVRLAKAMEGENLTELHIVNGLHPNLPWRYYPRSLSELKKALPNVSLKAFTATEIHHFETISGMSASDILDELIEAGLESLTGGGAEIFDWEVRQHIVDHRTHWEDWSRIHRLAHSKGLKTPSTMLYGHIEEPRHRVDHVLRLRELQDETGGFQVFIPLRYQHDFVDMQDGKVRNRLQARTTMATGAEALKTFAVSRLLFDNVPHVKVFWVMHGVQTAQLALQHGADDMDGSVVEYKITHDADNYGTPNKLTRDDLLDLIRDAGFRPVERNTRYEIIREYPGPDADRRESPQPMRV; encoded by the coding sequence ATTCAAGATGTGGGCCTCAAGCGCGAGCTGGAGGAGAAGGTCAGGGCCGGCGAGCGGCTGACCCGCGAGGACGGCATCGCCCTCTATGAGTCGGACGACCTGGCATGGCTCGGCGGACTCGCGCACGAGGTGCGGACGCGCAAGAACGGTGACGTCGTCCACTTCAACGTCAACCGCCACCTCAATATGACGAATGTGTGCACCGCGTCGTGTGCGTACTGCTCGTTCCAGCGCAAGCCGGGCGAGAAGGACGCGTACACCATGCGCATCGAGGAGGCCGTCCGACTCGCCAAGGCGATGGAGGGCGAGAACCTCACCGAGCTGCACATCGTCAACGGGCTTCACCCCAACCTGCCGTGGCGGTACTACCCGCGCTCGCTCAGCGAGCTCAAGAAGGCTCTGCCGAACGTCTCCCTGAAGGCCTTCACCGCCACCGAGATCCACCACTTCGAGACCATCTCCGGGATGTCCGCCTCCGACATCCTCGACGAGCTGATCGAGGCTGGTCTGGAGTCGCTGACCGGCGGCGGCGCGGAGATCTTCGACTGGGAGGTCCGGCAGCACATCGTCGACCACCGCACCCACTGGGAAGACTGGTCGCGCATCCACCGCCTCGCGCACTCCAAGGGGCTCAAGACCCCGAGCACGATGCTGTACGGCCATATCGAGGAGCCCCGCCACCGCGTCGACCATGTGCTGCGGCTGCGTGAGCTGCAGGACGAGACCGGCGGTTTCCAGGTCTTCATCCCGCTGCGCTACCAGCACGACTTCGTGGACATGCAGGACGGCAAGGTCCGCAACCGGCTGCAGGCACGGACGACGATGGCGACCGGTGCCGAGGCGCTGAAGACCTTCGCGGTCTCGCGGCTGCTGTTCGACAACGTGCCGCACGTCAAGGTGTTCTGGGTGATGCACGGTGTGCAGACCGCGCAGCTCGCACTGCAGCACGGCGCGGACGACATGGACGGATCGGTCGTCGAGTACAAGATCACGCACGATGCGGACAACTACGGCACGCCGAACAAGCTGACCCGCGACGATCTGCTGGACCTGATCCGCGATGCGGGCTTCCGTCCGGTGGAGCGGAACACGCGCTACGAGATCATCCGCGAGTACCCGGGCCCGGACGCGGATCGGCGCGAGTCGCCGCAGCCGATGCGGGTCTGA
- a CDS encoding GNAT family N-acetyltransferase → MGLTFELDPPIDRPLRDGVVSLWADVSNTGGAVGFVPPVTDDAVRPEFVKHLVAMAEGRTRLLVGYDDEGAVAATAFFTYNTHRLMLHWVWLYTVMVHPKHQGKGYGRELMAAAAEAARSFDGIEAIRLTCRGGTGADHFYAACGYKEVGRVPGGIRVAEGDDRDDIVMLLPLI, encoded by the coding sequence ATGGGCCTTACCTTTGAGCTGGATCCACCGATCGACCGTCCCCTGCGGGACGGGGTCGTCTCGCTCTGGGCCGACGTGTCCAACACCGGCGGCGCCGTCGGCTTCGTGCCGCCGGTGACCGACGACGCCGTGCGGCCCGAGTTCGTGAAGCATCTCGTCGCGATGGCCGAGGGACGCACCCGGCTGCTCGTCGGCTACGACGACGAGGGCGCCGTCGCGGCCACCGCCTTCTTCACGTACAACACGCACCGGCTGATGCTGCACTGGGTCTGGCTCTACACGGTGATGGTGCACCCCAAGCACCAGGGCAAGGGGTACGGGCGCGAGCTGATGGCCGCGGCCGCCGAAGCCGCCCGGAGCTTCGACGGTATCGAGGCGATACGGCTCACCTGCCGCGGCGGCACCGGAGCCGACCACTTCTACGCCGCCTGCGGCTACAAGGAGGTCGGGCGCGTGCCCGGCGGGATCCGGGTCGCCGAGGGCGACGACCGCGACGACATCGTGATGCTGCTGCCGCTGATCTGA
- a CDS encoding DUF4229 domain-containing protein: protein MSAAKSSAAIRYTTMRLAIFIGCFVLVGTLVQVGVLPKGLGDSNFVWVILLALVLSAPLSFILLRKQRDAMSEQIVGKVDQAKARLEANRSQEDGAVQ, encoded by the coding sequence GTGTCCGCTGCCAAGTCGAGCGCCGCGATCCGGTACACCACGATGCGCCTCGCCATCTTCATCGGCTGCTTCGTTCTCGTGGGCACCCTGGTCCAGGTCGGCGTACTGCCCAAGGGGCTTGGCGACTCCAACTTCGTCTGGGTGATCCTGCTCGCGCTCGTCCTGTCCGCGCCGCTCAGCTTCATCCTGCTGCGCAAGCAGCGTGACGCCATGTCCGAGCAGATCGTCGGCAAGGTCGACCAGGCCAAGGCCAGGCTCGAGGCCAACCGATCGCAGGAGGACGGCGCCGTCCAGTAG
- a CDS encoding dicarboxylate/amino acid:cation symporter: MSANTVSTTAGKPSGSGFRIPKVPFWAQIAAGLALGVLLGWLARSQDIGWLKDTLDQVGSIFVQLLKLAVAPLVFFAILVSITNLRKVNNAARLATRTLLWFMITSLIAVAIGLAIGLLTNPGAGTGLTPKDGKAPEHHGTWIDFLTGIIPTDIVTPFATLEVLQIVFLAVVAGIAALALGEKAKPILTLSEAVLELLQKALWWVIRLAPIGTIGLIGFAIADYGWNLISKYATFTADVYIGCALVLFGVYPLLLATVAKVNPVQFFKGAWPAIQLAFVSRSSVGTMPVTQKVTERLGVPKEYTSFAVPFGATTKMDGCAAIYPALAAIFIAQIFDVQLGVQDYLLIAFVSVVGSAATAGLTGATVMLTLTLSTLGLPLEGVGLLMAIDPILDMMRTATNVAGQALVPVIVAAREKILDHDAYNSATSSPIDEYDVREAEQKVAVPVAA, encoded by the coding sequence GTGTCCGCGAACACCGTGTCCACCACGGCCGGAAAGCCCTCGGGCTCCGGTTTCCGTATACCCAAGGTCCCCTTCTGGGCCCAGATCGCCGCCGGTCTGGCGCTCGGCGTCCTGCTGGGCTGGCTCGCCCGCAGTCAGGACATCGGCTGGCTGAAGGACACGCTCGACCAGGTCGGCTCGATCTTCGTCCAGCTGCTGAAGCTGGCCGTCGCGCCGCTCGTCTTCTTCGCGATCCTGGTGTCGATCACCAACCTCCGTAAGGTCAACAACGCCGCCAGGCTGGCCACCCGCACGCTTCTCTGGTTCATGATCACGTCGCTGATCGCGGTCGCCATCGGCCTCGCGATCGGCCTGCTCACCAACCCGGGCGCGGGCACCGGGCTTACGCCGAAGGACGGCAAGGCCCCCGAGCACCACGGGACCTGGATCGACTTCCTCACCGGAATCATCCCGACGGACATCGTCACGCCGTTCGCCACGCTCGAGGTTCTCCAGATCGTCTTCCTGGCCGTCGTCGCCGGTATCGCCGCGCTGGCGCTCGGCGAGAAGGCCAAGCCGATCCTCACGCTCAGCGAGGCCGTGCTCGAGCTGCTGCAGAAGGCGCTGTGGTGGGTCATCCGACTGGCGCCCATCGGTACCATCGGCCTCATCGGCTTCGCCATCGCCGACTACGGCTGGAACCTGATCAGCAAGTACGCGACGTTCACCGCGGACGTCTACATCGGCTGCGCGCTGGTGCTGTTCGGCGTCTACCCGCTGCTGCTGGCGACCGTCGCCAAGGTCAACCCGGTCCAGTTCTTCAAGGGCGCCTGGCCGGCCATCCAGCTGGCCTTCGTCTCCCGCTCCTCGGTCGGTACGATGCCGGTCACCCAGAAGGTCACCGAACGTCTCGGCGTACCGAAGGAGTACACCTCGTTCGCCGTTCCGTTCGGCGCGACGACCAAGATGGACGGCTGCGCCGCGATCTATCCGGCGCTCGCAGCGATCTTCATCGCGCAGATCTTCGATGTGCAGCTCGGCGTCCAGGACTACCTGCTGATCGCCTTCGTCTCGGTCGTCGGCTCGGCGGCCACCGCCGGACTGACCGGCGCGACGGTCATGCTGACGCTGACCCTCTCCACGCTGGGTCTGCCGCTGGAGGGTGTGGGTCTGCTGATGGCGATCGACCCGATTCTGGACATGATGAGGACTGCCACGAACGTCGCAGGCCAAGCGCTGGTTCCGGTCATCGTCGCGGCCCGCGAGAAGATCCTCGACCACGACGCGTACAACTCGGCGACGTCCTCGCCGATCGACGAGTACGACGTCCGCGAGGCCGAGCAGAAGGTGGCCGTGCCGGTCGCCGCGTAG
- a CDS encoding glycosyltransferase, which produces MKPSVCLCMIVKNESKVIERCLASVRDLVDTWVISDTGSTDGTQELIRTAMHGIPGELHEEPWVNFGHNRTLNIRHAHRKADYLLLLDADLVIRRDGPLPRLTADAYMLRHEGATEYRIRRLVRGDIAWRYEGVTHEYLTADQRHDQENLDALVIEDFHDGGSRHDKFERDARLLSAEMERDPANTRTVFYLAQTMRDMGNTDEAITLYERRAAMGGWVEEVYYSLLQVGILKDGSDDWPGAMDAFSRAWESRPQRLEASYELSARLRKLGRHHAAHAIVRAGLGQEPPDDLLFIQPWVYRWGLLFEFSITAYWVGDYAGSLQACDRLLAMPDLPDAYRKQTVANRKFAAKRVATIPEPTPAVHMPKALRAGPKED; this is translated from the coding sequence GTGAAGCCGTCCGTGTGCCTGTGCATGATCGTCAAGAACGAGTCGAAAGTCATCGAACGATGCCTCGCCTCAGTGCGTGACCTGGTGGACACCTGGGTGATCTCCGACACCGGTTCGACCGACGGAACCCAGGAGTTGATCCGTACGGCGATGCACGGCATCCCGGGCGAGTTGCACGAGGAGCCCTGGGTCAACTTCGGCCACAACCGGACCCTGAACATCAGGCACGCCCACCGCAAGGCCGACTATTTGCTCCTCCTCGACGCCGACCTCGTGATCCGCCGGGACGGCCCGCTGCCCCGGCTGACCGCCGACGCCTACATGCTGCGTCACGAAGGCGCGACCGAGTACCGCATCAGGCGCCTGGTCCGCGGCGACATCGCCTGGCGGTACGAAGGCGTCACCCACGAGTACCTCACCGCCGACCAGCGGCACGACCAGGAGAATCTCGACGCGCTCGTCATCGAGGACTTCCACGACGGAGGTTCACGGCACGACAAGTTCGAGCGCGACGCGCGCCTGCTGAGCGCCGAGATGGAGCGCGACCCCGCCAATACCCGCACGGTTTTCTACCTGGCACAGACCATGCGCGACATGGGCAACACCGACGAGGCGATCACCCTGTACGAGCGCCGCGCCGCGATGGGGGGCTGGGTCGAAGAGGTGTACTACTCGCTGTTGCAGGTCGGAATTCTCAAGGACGGTTCCGACGACTGGCCGGGAGCGATGGACGCCTTCTCCCGCGCCTGGGAATCGCGTCCACAGCGGCTCGAAGCGTCTTACGAACTCTCCGCGCGGCTGCGCAAACTGGGCCGCCATCATGCCGCGCACGCGATCGTCCGTGCCGGGCTGGGCCAGGAGCCGCCGGACGACCTGCTGTTCATCCAGCCGTGGGTGTACCGCTGGGGACTACTGTTCGAGTTCTCGATCACTGCCTACTGGGTGGGCGACTACGCCGGGTCGCTCCAGGCGTGCGACCGCCTACTGGCGATGCCCGACCTTCCCGACGCCTATCGCAAGCAGACGGTCGCCAACCGTAAATTCGCCGCGAAGCGGGTGGCCACGATCCCTGAACCGACCCCCGCGGTTCACATGCCAAAGGCACTGCGGGCGGGCCCGAAGGAAGACTGA
- a CDS encoding TetR/AcrR family transcriptional regulator, translated as MGAVNGMKSKRMPRAVRERQMMDAAVRTFGQRGYRAASMDEIAELAGVSKPLVYLYLNSKEELFTACIRREAEALIVAVRAGAEPGLAADRQLWSGLAAFFTHTAENPDGWAILHRQARTHGEPFAAEVAAMRDEIVIFVTGLIGAAARERQHNPELAGRDVGGLAQALVGAAESLAGWANETEGVSAKEAAGTLMNFAWMGLGDLMKGQRWSPR; from the coding sequence ATGGGTGCTGTGAACGGCATGAAAAGCAAACGCATGCCGCGCGCCGTGCGCGAGCGGCAGATGATGGACGCGGCCGTGCGGACCTTCGGGCAGCGCGGCTACCGGGCAGCCTCGATGGATGAGATCGCGGAGCTGGCCGGGGTCTCCAAGCCGCTGGTCTATCTGTACTTGAACTCCAAGGAAGAGCTCTTCACGGCGTGCATCCGGCGCGAGGCGGAGGCCCTGATCGTCGCCGTGCGAGCGGGAGCCGAGCCGGGCCTCGCGGCGGACCGTCAGCTGTGGTCGGGGCTCGCGGCGTTCTTCACGCACACCGCCGAGAACCCGGACGGCTGGGCCATCCTGCACCGGCAGGCGCGTACGCACGGAGAGCCGTTCGCCGCTGAAGTGGCGGCCATGCGGGACGAGATAGTGATCTTTGTGACCGGGCTGATCGGGGCCGCGGCACGCGAGAGGCAACACAACCCGGAGTTGGCCGGCCGGGATGTCGGGGGGCTGGCGCAGGCGCTGGTGGGCGCGGCGGAGTCGCTCGCAGGGTGGGCGAACGAGACCGAGGGCGTCTCGGCGAAGGAAGCGGCGGGGACGCTGATGAACTTCGCCTGGATGGGGCTCGGGGACCTTATGAAGGGTCAGCGCTGGTCTCCCCGGTGA
- a CDS encoding MaoC family dehydratase codes for MPALTLACGALTSPLKRKVQAEARLPATRLAERGVRISPARLVAYAEICGFRQTDPLPLPYPRIVGFPLALRLMADRRFPLPLLGLVHTRIEITRHRATHAKESHELILYAEELTPHRRGTEVTVVTEARLDGELVRESRSGYLARHGTTYDGPDAPREATPVPALPPVAEWRLPAGLGRRYGAVSGDRNPIHLHPLTAKLFGFPRAIAHGMWTFARCLAEADPDQVTYVRAEFKAPVPLPTTVTYTADGSAFQLRSGDRVHLTGETSADPS; via the coding sequence TTGCCGGCGCTGACCCTGGCCTGCGGGGCACTGACCTCGCCATTGAAGCGGAAGGTCCAGGCGGAGGCCCGGCTGCCCGCGACCCGGCTGGCGGAGCGGGGTGTACGGATCAGTCCGGCCCGCCTCGTCGCCTACGCAGAGATCTGCGGTTTCCGGCAGACGGACCCGCTGCCCCTCCCCTATCCGCGCATAGTCGGATTCCCGCTCGCGCTGCGGCTGATGGCGGACCGGCGCTTCCCGCTGCCTCTCCTCGGCCTGGTCCACACACGCATCGAAATCACCCGGCACCGAGCGACACATGCCAAGGAAAGCCACGAACTGATCCTGTACGCCGAGGAGTTGACGCCACACCGGCGCGGCACCGAAGTCACCGTGGTGACGGAGGCGCGGCTGGACGGCGAACTGGTGCGGGAGTCACGCAGCGGCTATCTCGCCCGGCACGGCACCACGTACGACGGTCCCGACGCTCCTCGCGAGGCCACCCCCGTACCGGCCCTGCCCCCGGTCGCCGAGTGGCGGCTGCCCGCCGGCCTGGGACGCCGCTACGGCGCGGTGTCCGGCGACCGCAACCCCATCCATCTTCATCCGCTGACGGCGAAGCTCTTCGGCTTTCCCCGCGCGATCGCGCACGGCATGTGGACCTTCGCCCGCTGCCTCGCCGAGGCCGATCCGGATCAAGTGACGTACGTACGCGCGGAGTTCAAGGCACCCGTACCGCTCCCCACGACCGTGACATACACGGCCGACGGCTCGGCGTTCCAACTCCGCAGCGGCGACCGTGTCCACCTCACCGGGGAGACCAGCGCTGACCCTTCATAA